The Candidatus Baltobacteraceae bacterium genome includes a region encoding these proteins:
- a CDS encoding HNH endonuclease — MSEVLVLNFTYEALNITSFQRAVRLLFAGKAELVHGRDRIISSATFEMRMPSIIRMLYYIKRPMQRVALTKKNILIRDDHVCQYCGLHGDRLMTVDHIVPKSKGGPSTWENLVCACMRCNNRKNNRTPDDANMKLRRKPRQPKYIPWIQIKRNTLPGEWCKFLFLYNVSIEERIE, encoded by the coding sequence GTGAGCGAAGTTCTCGTCCTGAACTTCACGTACGAGGCGCTCAACATCACGAGCTTCCAGCGCGCCGTGCGCTTGCTTTTCGCGGGCAAGGCGGAGCTGGTACACGGGCGCGACCGGATCATCTCGTCGGCGACCTTCGAGATGCGCATGCCTTCGATCATCCGCATGCTTTATTACATCAAACGGCCCATGCAGCGCGTCGCGCTCACGAAGAAGAACATCCTCATCCGCGACGATCACGTCTGTCAGTATTGCGGGCTGCACGGGGATCGCCTGATGACCGTCGATCACATCGTCCCAAAAAGTAAGGGCGGCCCGTCGACGTGGGAAAACCTCGTCTGCGCCTGCATGCGCTGCAACAATCGCAAAAACAACCGCACGCCGGACGACGCGAACATGAAACTGCGGCGCAAGCCGCGGCAGCCGAAGTACATTCCGTGGATCCAAATCAAGCGCAACACGCTGCCCGGCGAGTGGTGCAAGTTCTTGTTCCTCTACAACGTTTCGATCGAGGAACGCATAGAATAG
- a CDS encoding aminotransferase class III-fold pyridoxal phosphate-dependent enzyme has translation MTTDASRLWLPFTQMRMFDRAERTFVRGDGCYLHDSRGRRVFDAVSSIWTTIHGHGHPAIVGAIAEQAARLDHATLLGATNPVAEELARRLTALARMDYAFFSGDGASAIEVALKMALQYWQNVGEPQRTRFVRLT, from the coding sequence GTGACCACCGATGCGAGCCGGCTGTGGCTGCCGTTTACTCAGATGCGAATGTTCGACCGGGCCGAGCGAACCTTCGTGCGCGGCGACGGCTGCTATCTGCACGACTCGCGGGGCCGCCGCGTATTCGACGCGGTCAGCTCGATCTGGACGACGATTCACGGTCACGGGCATCCGGCAATCGTCGGCGCGATCGCGGAGCAGGCCGCCAGGCTGGATCATGCGACGCTGCTTGGTGCTACGAACCCCGTTGCCGAGGAATTGGCGCGACGGCTGACGGCGCTTGCGCGCATGGACTACGCGTTCTTTTCCGGCGACGGCGCGAGCGCGATCGAAGTCGCTTTGAAGATGGCGTTGCAGTACTGGCAGAACGTCGGCGAGCCGCAGCGCACGCGTTTCGTGCGTTTGACC